Part of the Halodesulfurarchaeum formicicum genome is shown below.
GATCCCGCCCGAGCGCCGCGAATCGGTTCGGACGGTCCGAAAGACCCTCACGAAAGAGCGAGAGGCACGTCGAGAGCGCCTGGAGACCGAATCGCTCACCGAACAGGAGGCGACGAACCTCGTCCAGGACATCCTCGGGCTGGACCGGGCGATCACCGCCCTGGGGAACCTCGCCGAGACAGATCTAGCGGCCAGGAGCCACGAGGAGTACGTGGACGGAACCCGCCGCTGGGTCGACTTCGTCGATCAACTCACCGACTAGAAGAGCGCCCAGATCGCAAGCGAGACCGCGACGACGCCGGCAGTTCCAAGGAGGGTCCGCCGCGGGCGCAACTGTGCGGCCCGAAGTCCAGCCGTTGCGACGATCACCCCCACCGCAATCCCCGCGAGTACGTCCAGCAGATAGTGTACCCCGAGCAGCAGCCGGGTCGCGGCGATGATGCCAACGGCGAGGGCGGCCAATAGGTAGGGGCCATAGCCTTCCCACCGGGCCACGCCCACCAGTGCGGTCGCGACCCCAGCCGTCGCCGTCGTGTGCCCACTCGGGAACCCGTAGCCGTCCTCGGGAATGAGCATCAGCGTATCAGGCGGTCGCCCCAGCCCAAAGCCGTATTTCAGCAGGATCGATGCCGAGAGAGCGAGCGCTACGGCCACCAGAAATCGCCGGGCCGTGTCCGGGGCGATCCGACCGCTCCAGACCCCGCCCACCGAGCCACCGATCGAGGCGGCAGCCAGCAGTTTCGGACCGCCGAAGGCGGTGAGCACTACCAGCAGCGGGACGACCGGCTCCGGAACCTGGGCGACCAGCGCCTCGGTTACGCCGAGGTTTCTCATGAGCGGACGTTCCGAAGGACTTCGAGCAATCGTCCGGGAACGCTTGCGGCCTGGATACCCATTCCGAACAGCACCAGTTGCACGTAGAGTCCCAGCGTGGAGAGCCACACGACGATCATCGCGAGGATGGCCCAGCCACCCTGGAGCCAGTAGAAGGCCCCCAAGGTCATCGCCGTCCCGTAGAGCAGAACGAGGTACGGCCCCCAACCCGTGGCCTTGCCCGCTCGCTGACGCTTGCGGACGTAGGCTTTCAGCTCCGATTCGATCGCCGACCGGCTCATCGTCTTCTCGTCGAGATCCGCCCGGAGCCCCTCGACCTCCCGGGCGAGTTCGCCGATATCCGGGGCCGGTTCGGTCCGCTCGCTGTCCGTTGCTGCTGTCGCTCCGTCCCGGTCGCCGGGGGTTCCTCCGACCAACACGATGTTCACTACTGCCCCCACCATGATAATAATCCCGCCGAGATACAGCCAGGAGACAAGCAGGAGTCCAGCCCCCAGAACCCCGTAGAGCTGGAAGTTCCCGGCGTACGTGGCATACACTGAGAACCCAGTCGCCAGCACCGCCCAGCCGACGGCTGCGAGGACGGTCCCCGGAAGTGCCTGGCGAGGGGAGAGATCGACGTCGGGGAACCGGTAGAACATCGGGAAGAAGGCGACCACCAGCACGCCGGGGAGACTGAGCTGACTCAACACGCCGATAAACGGGAGCCACTCGAAGTAGGGGATGAGGACCCCCAGCAATGCCGAGGCGGCGAGCGCGAGGGGAATCGCGAAGAAGACGATCACCGCGTCGAGGAGTCGAGCCAGGAGCGATTTTTCGATGGATACCCCCTCGACCTGGGAGAACGCGATGTCGAGCCCCCGGAAAATCTTGCTGGCCGACCACGCCAGGACCAACAGGCTGGCGATACTGGCCCCGCCGCTCCCACGGCTGTCCGTGAGCGAGCCCTCGATCACATCCACGGCGGCCGGCGAGAGGAACTGGTCGGCCCCGTGAAGGGCCGTTTCGAGGCTGGGTCCGCCGAGCGTCTGGGCGATCGCGAGCCCCAGCAGTGCCAGCGGAATGATCGAGACGAACCCGTAATAGGCGATGGCCGCCGCGAGAAAGGTCGCCTGACTCCGCTGCACCTCCCGAACGACCGCGATCGGGACGGTCCAGAGCACGGATCGATGCATGGCCAACCGTTCGCGAGCCAGTCTCAAATACCCAACCGATCAGGCCATCCCGAAGGCGGCCTCGATCTCGGCGAGTGTCGCGTCGGTCTTGAACGTCGTCCCGCCGTAGTGAGTCCGGGAGGCGGCGTGGCCGGCCGCCCGCAGCGTCTCCAGGAACTCGTCCATCCCGATCGCCGGTTCGTTCCAGCGGCGGTAGAGTCCGTGCTGGTCGTAGTGAGTCGGGGTGGCGAGTTCGCTCTGCAGGCGGTCGAGCAAGCGCTCGGCCCGTGTCGCCGTCCCCATCGACTCATCGAGGGCGGCGATAGTGGCCCCAACAAAGTCATCCTCGTGGGTCGGCCCGAGCCAGAGCGGCCCCGCAGTCACGACCGCGTCGCTCCCACAGTGCGGACACGTCTCGGGCGGGTGCGAGATGAGTCCCGATTCGGTCTCACGAGCGTTGCAGTTCCGGCAGTGATGCACGAATCCGAGTTCGTCGATCGCCGCGTTCGCATCCGTCGCCCGATGGGACAGTTCGAGGTAGGTCCGGACGTAGTGGTCCGAGACGTGGCTCAGGATCGGGGTGACACCGACGTCGTAGCGAGCGGCGGTGCGGGCAAGCGCGCCAAGGAGGATGCGAAGCCCCATCTCGGCGTGATACTCGGTGTTCCGTGGAACCGCACTGTAGCGACGCACCCCGCTCTCGAAGTGCGCGCCACAGAGCGGCGCGGTATCGGTCGCAGTTACCGCGACCAGGTTGCGAGCGTTCGCGAAGGCCGCATCAGCAAACGGGATTGGCGAGCCAAACGGGTCCAGGTCCACCACGTCGAAGAGTGTTCCCTGGTCGTGGAGCAACGCGTTCGCGTCGCGGTGGTAGACAGTCCCGTCCAGGTCGTTTGTGGCCAGGTTCTCGCGAGCCAGATCGACGGCGTCGGGATCCACGTCCGCAAGCGAGACGTCCCACCCGGCGGCCGCCGCCCGGACCCCGCGGATTCCGCTGGCAGCCGTCGCGTCGAGGTAGGTGCCCACGCGGGGCTCCCGCTCACGGTAGGCGGTGAGGGCCGCAATCGTGATGTCCCGGTTCAGCTCCTGGTCGGTGTTGAAGAAGACGGCGTCGGACCGGCCCGCGTCGGGTTGCTCGGGGACCGCGACGGTGACCTGGCCCTCGGTTCGGTTCATACCCCGATTCCGGGCGACACCGTGAAAAGCCGCCCGGGGCAAACGGACAGCCTTTCACTCCCGGGGTCGAATGACCGGTGTGGATTCGCCAGCCGACTGGCGGGCAGCCCTCGCCGAGACCGGCGAGCTCACCCCCGAGATCACGAGCGCGATCCTCGACGCCCACGGGGACCGCGGCAAGCGGGCCATCGAGGCGGTCACGGAGTCCCGGGTGAAGGCCTACCGAGACTTCACGGTCGTGGTGGGCCACGGCGACGAGTACATCGTCGAGGACGACGGGTGTACCTGCGAGGACGCCACGTACAATCTGGACGAGGAGGATCCTGCGGCCCTCTGCTGGCACGCCATCGCGGTGGCGATCGCCGAACGCATCGACGCCGTCGATCACCACGACATGTGGTACGCCGACGTCCGGGAGTTCGTCTAGGCGTCGGCCGCGAAGGCCACGAAGTTCTTCAAGAGTCGCAATCCGATCTCGCCGCTTTTCTCCGGGTGGAACTGGGTCCCGATGACGTTTCCGGCCTCGTTCGCGATGACCGCCGGGAACTCCACGCCGTACTCGCTTGTTACGAGAATCGAATCCGTATCCTCCGGAACGCCGTAGTAGGAGTGCACGAAGTAGGCGTACCCGCCGTCGATGCCCTCGATTACGGGGTGGGATCGTTTCACGTCGAGTTCGTTCCAGCCCATATGCGGGATCTTCAGGTCGCCGCGGAACTTCACGTTCCGGCCGGGGACCAGATCCAGGCCCGTCACGTCACCCTGTCCCGCCCGGTCGGCCTCCTCGCTCGTCGTCAACAACATCTGCATCCCTAGACAGATACCCAAAATTGGCTGTCCAGCCGCGGCTGCCTCTAGCAGTGCCTCCCGGAACGGGCCAGCGTTCTCCATCCCGTCGCCGAAGGCACCGACGCCGGGGAGGATGACGCCATCAGCCGACTGGATGGCCTCGGGGTCATCGACGATCCGAACTGTCGCACCCGCTCGCTCCAGGCCGCGGGTCACGCTGCGCAGGTTCCCCAGGCCGTAATCGAGCACCACGATGTCGGCCGCCGGGGCCTGGCCTCCCGTGGATGTATCCATACCCGTGTGTGCGGGGGTCACGGATTAGACCCTTTCCATTACCGCAACCCCGCCACGAGTTCGGTCGCCTCGTCGATCACCGCCTCGAAGGTCTCCCGAGTGCTGGGATCGTACAGGGTCGCCGCGGGGTGAAGCCCGATAAGGACCCGGTAGGCCGTCCCGTCGATCGTGATCGACTCGACGCTGCCGGCCTCGTTCGTCACGGCGACCGACCGACCCAGGAGATGTTCGCTCGGCACTTTCCCGAGCGTGACGATCACGGCTGGATCCACGCCCGCTACCTCCCGCTCCAGGTGGGGCCGGCAGTTCGCCAGTTCGGTCGCGGTCGGGTCCCGATTCTCCGGCGGGCGGCACTTGACGGCGTTCGTGATCCGGACGGTCTCCCGGTCGAGCCCGTACTCTGCCAGGACCGAATCGAGGATCTCGCCGCTGCGGCCGACGAATGGCTCGCCTTCGATGTCCTCCTGCTCGCCCGGTGCCTCGCCAACGAAGAGGAGGTCCGCGTCCCCCGGCCCGACACCGTTGACGATCTGGGACCGGGACTCGACCAGGTCCGCACACCGTTTGCAATCGGTGACGTCGATCGTTCCCTGTTCGCTCATACGGAGTCCTCGATCGACGGCCCAATCAACGCCCGGATTCGTCGGTCCCGCCACGCTGTTCTTCCCTGCGGAATCGGTCCACCCCCCGGGCCGCAAGTCGAGCCACCCGCAACGGTTCGGGTCGGCCCCCAGTGGGCGTGAACGCGGTCATAACGGTCTCGGGGGCGTCCGAGAGGCCGACGCTCCTGACATAGCGGGTCTGTTCGTTCACCGTCACCGCCACTCGCTCCGGCTGGGCCCGGTAGCGGTCGAGCCGGCGTGTCAGTTCGGACCCCTCGAAGGCCGCCCGAAGGGCCGGTTCGAGCCCGGGGCTCGCCTCGAAGGAGACCGAGAGAACGGGTCGATCGACCGCGCGATGGATCGCCCGCAGGTCCAAAATGTTGTACCAGGCCGGGGCGATGCCGGCGAGAAAGAGATACTGGACGTCCTCGCGGTCGAGTGTTGAGTACAGTTCGATCACCGCGTCGGTGGCGTCCAGTCCGCCGACCCGACACGTTTCGAAGGCAAAGCCGTCGACGGTCCGCGAGGGGGTGACCACGGCCCCGCCGAGGACCGACTGGTCCCGTTCGTAGGACTCGGCGACCCCGAGGGCCCGAACGCCGGGCTTCACTCCTTGATGTCTTCGAGTTTGTCCAACAGCTCGTCGTTCGACGCGCCGATCTCGAAGTCGACCTCGCCGTCGTGGGTGGCTTCGGAGGTCGATACACCATCCTCGTCATCGAGGTCCTCGGAATCGAGCTCCTGTCGTTCCTGTTCCGATTCGTCGTAGCTACCAAATCCCATCGTATGTTGTGTTATTCGCGCACGACACAAAAAGGACCCGCCACAGTACCCAGGTTCTTGACCGGGGCCGTCCTCCAGGCGGATATGGACGTTCGCAATTTGACTGCCGACGCCGCGGTGTTCACCGCGAACGCGTATCTAATCCAGGGAGAGAGAAACAGCCTCGTGGACGTGGGTGCGATGCCAGGGATGGTCGATACCCTCCAAGAACAGGTCGCCACGCTCGACTCGGTGTTTCTCACCCACCGACACGACGACCACGTCGACCGCCTGGAGACCGTTCGAGCCGCCTTCGACCCGACCGTCTACGCGGCCGATTCCGGACCGGAAGCGGCCACCGTGCTGGCGGATGGCGACCAAGTTTCGATCGGTGGCGAGGCCTTCGAGGTCGTTGAGACTCCCGGGCACGCGCCGGACCACCTCGCGTTCGTCGGCGACATGGCTGTTTTCACCGGTGACATCGTCGTCTACAGCGACGAGGCCTTCGAGGACGGCAGTTTCGGCCGCACGGACATCCCGGGGGCCGACCGGGAGACCCTCGTGAAAAGTATCGACCGCCTGCTCGGTCGGTTGCCAGCCACCGTGAAATCGCTCTATCCGGGCCACGGACCGGCGTTTGCCGGTGACGTGCGAACGGTCATCGAGCGCGCTCGCGGGCGGGCCGCCCGGGGCGAGCCGAAGTATCCCGAGTGATTCCGGACAGCGGTGTCAGTCCTGCGGATCGCTGTCGGGGCACCCGTTCGGAAACGAGAGGTGGCGGATTAGGTCGCGCGGCGTTCCTTGGCCTTCGGGCGCAAGTTCTTGTAGCCACACTTGCGACAGCGCTCGGCACGCTCGGGGTTTCGGGCGTTACACCGCATGCAGACCTGGGTGCCCAGAAGCCGGTCCTCGATCGAGAGGTGCTGTGTCATGTCCGGCTATTCGCCGGTGGTGGCTAAAAGGTGTTCGACTCAGCGATCCAGATACTCGTTCTGGACCGCGACGACCCCCGCGGAGTCCGTACACTCGGCGTACCGCTCCAGGGGCTCCTCGTTGAGGTCCAGGAAGGTCTGGCCCCAGCGGAACTTCGAGAGCAAGAATTCGGCCTGCTCGCGCTCCCCGAGGATGACGAGTGCGCCGGCGAAAGCCTCGACGGTGGTGAGCTGATAGGGGTTCCCGTAGTTCACCGGGTTCCCGGCCAGCATGAAGGGCAGTGCCCGGTGGATGCCATCGATCTCGAACTGCTCGGCCGAGGCCGACTCCCAGGAACTGTCCATCGCCACGAGCGTATCCGTCGACTCGCGGTCGGCCGGGGAGAGAGCCTTGTCCGCGAAGGGGTCGAGGACGAGTCCGTAGGGAACAGACCGTTTCACCGAGTGAAGCGTGGCGAGATCGAAGCGTTCGAGCTTCTTCGCCGTGCACTTCTGCGGGTCGTCGTCGCCCTCGTATCGAACGTGCAGGTCCACACCCGGGATAGACGGGGGTCGGTCAAAAGGCTCCCGAACGGCCGGCTTTTTGGGCTGGCGCACCCAGGGTTCGTATGACCGAATCCCAGGACGGACCGGCGCTGGCTCGGGAGTACTACCGGGCCATCGACGCCGGGGAGTACGACGCCCTGCAGGCGGTGCTCGCACCCTCGTTCACCCACGAACGGGGCGATCGGACGTTTGCGGGCCGCGAGGAGTTTCTCACCTTCATGGCCGAAAAACGTCCGGAGACCGAGACGACACACGAGATCGAGCAGGTTTACACCGGCCCGGGTGGCGTCGCCGTCCAGGGACGGCTCTTTCACGGAGACGGCACACCCTTCTTCCGGTTCGTCGATGTCTTTCAGGTCGCCGACCGGCTCACACACCTGGTGACCTACAGCGCGAGCCGGTGACAGCAATTCTCCGGGCAAGCGAAGGGTACTTTCACGCCGTTCGATACCACTCTTTATGAGCTTCACGGACCAGCTCTCGCGAGTCGCCAGATTCGCGAGCAAGTACTTCGTCGTCTGGGTGGTCGCTGCCGCGGCACTGGGCCTGTGGCAACCGGCGACCTTCGTTCCGATCCTGAACTACGTCAACCCCCTGCTGGGGCTCATCATGCTCGGCATGGGCCTGACACTCACCCCGGCGGACTTCAAACGGCTGGTGGAGCGACCCGTCGACGTTGGCATCGGTGCAGTGACCCAGTGGCTGGTGATGCCGCTTGCGGCCTACCTGCTCTATCTCGCCTTCAACCTGCCCGAGGCCATCGGCGTCGGCCTCATCCTCGTGGGCGCGGCCCCCGGTGGAACCGCCTCGAACGTGATGACCTACCTCGGCCGGGGCGACGTCGCGCTCTCGGTTGCCATCACGACCGTGACGACCCTGGCCGCGCCGATCGTCATGCCGGCCTGGACCCTGGTGATTCTGGGCCAGGGCATCGACGTGACCTTCATGGAGATGTTCACGAACATCGTCCAGATCGTCATCATCCCGGTCGTGCTCGGGTTCGCCCTGCGCTATCTTCTCGATCGGGCCGCCCCGGCGGTGGCCGAGATCGGGATGGACGTCTTCCCCGTGATCAGCGTCGGGGCCATCGCCGCCATCGTCGCCGGCGTGGTCGGCGCGAACGTCGAAAGCATCCTCACCGCCGGTGCCCTCGTGCTGGCTGCCGTCATCCTGCACAACGGGATCGGGCTGGGAGCCGGCTACGGCGTGGGCAAAGCCGTCGGCATGTCGACCGACCGAGTCCGGGCGACGAGTTTCGAAGTCGGACTCCAGAACAGTGCGCTCGCGGTGGCACTCGCGACCAGCCTCTTCGACCCGGCAGCGGCGTTGATTCCGGCGCTCTTCAGCGTCTGGCACAACGTCAGCGGGCCGGCCCTGGCGAGTTTCTTCGCCTGGCAGGACGATCAGGCGGCGACAAAAGAGCCGTCACCGACGACCGCCGACTAGTCCCGGTCGCCAGCGCCTAACGCGCTCTCGCCGACCGGATCGTGGCCGTCGATGACTTCCTGGCCGTCCAGGTAGGGTCGGAGGGCCTCCGGCACGGTGACGGTGCCGTCCTCGTTCTGGTAGTACTCCAGGATCGCGACGACGACCCGTGGGAGGGCCACGCCGGACCCATTGAGCGTGTGGACGTACTCCGCGGACTCGTGGCGCTCGGGCCGGTACCTGATCCCCGCCCGGCGGGCCTGGAAATCCTTGAAATTCGACACCGAGGAGACTTCGAGCCAGCGACCGCCACGATCGGGGCCGTCGGCCATGTCATCGGCCGGGGCCCAGACCTCGATGTCGTACTTCCGGGCCTGGGTGAAGCCCATATCGCCCGTACACATCTCCAGCACTCGGTAGGGGAGCCCGAGACGTTCGAGGACTTCCTCGGCCTCGTTGAGGAGCCCGTGGAGGCGCTCGTCGCTCTGTTCTGGTTCGACGAAGTTCACGAGTTCGACCTTGTTGAACTGGTGGACCCGGACCATCCCACGGGTCTCGGTGCCGTGTTCGCCGGCCTCGCGCCGGAAGTTCGGCGTGTAGGCCTGATGTTTGATCGGGAGATCCTCCTTGAGGAGGATGTCATCGGCGTACATGTTCGTGACCGGCACCTCCGCCGTCGGGAGCAACCAGAGGTCGTCATCGTCGTAGGGCTCCTCGTTGGAGCCACCCAGGCGGTAGGCGTCCTCGACGAACTTCGGGAACTGCCCGGTCCCTCGCATGGACGCGGAGTTGACCGGGATGGGCGGGAAGACCTCCTGGTAGCCCTGCTCGCGGTGGATATCCCGCATGAACTGGATGAGTGCGTGTTCCAGTCGAGCGCCGTCCCCCTTGAGGAAGTAAAAGCCACCACCAGACACCTTCGCGCCGCGTTCGAAGTCGAGGATGTCCAGGTCCTCGCCCAGGTCGTAGTGGGGAATCACCTCCCCTGGCAGGTCCCGCAAGTCGTCAAACCCCTCCCGACGGGCCTCGATGTTGTCCGACTCGTCGTCCCCGATAGGCACGTCATCGTCGGGAATCATGGGCACCTCGAGGAGGCGGGATTCGAGTTCGGCTTCGAGTTTCTCGGCCTGTTCCTCGACTTCCTCGAGTTCCGCTTTCAGTTCAGTAGAGCGCTCGATCGCCTCCTCGGCGGCCGCCTCGTCGCCGGCCTGTTTGTGCTCGGCGACCGCGTCGCTGACCTCGTTGCGTTCGTGGCGCAGCTCGTCCCCGCGGGCCTTGAGTTCCCGCCACTCCGCGTCGATTTCGAGGATGTGGTCCAGGTCCACACCTTCCACACCCTTGTTCTCGATCGCCTCCCGGACCACGTCCGGATGCTCCCGGACGAACTGCCTGCTCAACATGGGCGTGGCTATTCCCGCGGACCGGATAACACTATTGGGTGGCCCACCCACCCATGGAGTCCGTCGACGGGCCAGGGATACCAATACTTCAAGCCGGAGGGTGACAAATTCGGAACTATGACACGATCGGCGGGGCCGATCGGGGGCCCGCGACCACGATGACCGGGACGTCGGCCATGACGGCCGGGTTCGGGGCCGTCAAGCTCGCCTACGTCGCCGCCTTCGCGGCCGCCGCGATACTCACGTTCGGAAGTCTGGCCCGGATCGGAGACGTGCAGGACGCGGACACCCGGCGCGGACTGGCCTGGCTCCTGGCCGGGAGCGGGAGCTGGGCAGCGAGTACCGTCGGCTTCCTCCTGGCACCGGGCCCCACCCTCTCGGTCGCCTTCCACACGATCGGACTCGTTATCGGCCTGAGCACCGTCGGGGCCTGGCTGTACTTCACCTCGGCGTACACCAGCCGGAGCGTTCATCGAAATCCCACGTTACGGCGGATCGCCCTGGCCGTGTTCCTCCTCGTCGTCGCCGTGAAGGTCACCAACCCGATCCACGGGCTCTACTACGGCATCGAGGTGGTCCAGACGCCGTTTCCCCACGTCGCCATCCAGAACGGCGTGCTCCACTGGACAGTCATGGGGGCCTCCTATGCCCTCTCGGCGATCGGCTACTTCATGCTCTTCGAGCGGTTCGAGGCGGTCAGCTTCGACACCACACCACTGCTGGTGCTCGTCGGCCTGACCGGCCTGCCGATCGTCCTCGACATTGCAGGGTTCACCAGCCCGGCCCTGATCGACGTCACCTACGAGCCGATCGGCGTGGCGGTGTTCGCCACGGGCCTGTTTTTCGTCTTCCTGGATCAGTTCCAGGCGGTGCGGGTCGCGGGCGAGCGCGACGATCCGGTGGTCGCCCTGGACACCGACGATCGGATCCACCAGTTCAACCAGGCGGCCGAACAGGTATTCCCCGACCGCCTTCGGGGAGCAATCGGGGAGCCCCTGGAGTCGGTCTTCCCGGATCTCGCCGCGAGTAGCGAGGAGAAACAACTCGTCGAAGTCACGGACACGAGTGGTCCCCAATACTACCGCGTCGCGACGACACCCTTTACCGGCGCCCAGACGCATCTTGGCCGCCTGCTGGTGTTCACGGACGTGACCCAGGAGGAGCGGGCCCGCCGGAAGCAGGCCCGCCAGAACGAACGGCTCGATCGGTTCACCAGCACGGTCTCACACGACCTCCGGAACCCGCTCACCGTCGCCCGGGGCCGACTCGAAATCGCCGCCGAGGAGACCGACTCCGAACACGTCGAGACGGCCCTCTCGGCCCTGGAACGCATGGAGACCATGATCGAGGACCTCCTCGATCTGGCCCGTCACGGCCAACCCATCGACGAGACCGAGCCGGTCTCGCTGTCGACGGCCGCCAGGGATGCCTGGGAGATGGTCAAGACCCGCGAGGCGACGCTCGAGGTCGCCGGCGAGCGCACCTTCGAGGCCGACCCGGATCGGCTGGCGAGCCTGTTCGAGAACCTCTTCCGCAACGCCGTCGAGCACGCCGGGCCGGACGTGACGGTGACCGTCGAACCGATCGAGGAGGGGTTCGCCGTCGGCGACGACGGGCCCGGCATCCCGCCCGAGGAGCGATCGAAGGTCCTGGAGTCCGGCTACTCGACCGCCGACTCGGGGACGGGCTTTGGACTGGCGATCGTCTCGGAGGTTGCAGACGCTCACGGCTGGTCGGTCCAGGTGACAGCAAGCGAGGCCGGTGGGGCCCGCTTCGAGTTCAGCGGCGTGAACTAGTCCAGCCGCGCCCGCAGATCCGCGAGTAGCTCGGTCGGTGGGTCGGAACTCGGGAGTTGCACGGTCTCTTCCTCGGCTGTATCGGGCACGTCGATGACGAACTCGCCGTCCTCGTAGGCCACCGATTCGATCGTTCCGTAGTCGAGGGTTCGCACCAGTACCGGCTCGGTTCCCACCGTCCCCTTCAGGAACATCAGATCGAGGGTCGTCTGATCGTAGATCCAGACCGCGTCCTCGCCCACCCCCACCATGGCCGCCTCGACCTTGGTCGGGGCCTCGACGAACGGGAGCCGGTCAGCCGGGACAGAAACCAGGCGATAGACCGTCGCCGACTCGTCCATCCCGGCCGCTTCGAGGACCGCCGGACCGAATTGTTCGACGTCGGACAGATATCCCGCTTTGACCGTGTCGTAGTTCCGGTTGATGTACCGCATCCCCTGGTACCAGATCGGCACGGCCACGACGAGCGCGAGGGGGGTGAGCCAGGACCCGAGCCCGAAGTAATAGCCCATTCCGCCGAGCAGGAAGACGATCATCGCCGGGCCGACGACTGGGTGCCACCCCCAGACCCACCGGAGCAAGGAGAGTTCGTCTTTTGCCGTCCGGAAGGCGGATTCGGTTTCGGTCATGATTCGAGGGCGGGGCGTCGCCCGGTCCCGGACCGACGCGGTGTGTCTACCGTCATCTACCGGAGGTGGGACACGCGGGAAAAAATACGTTCCGACGGGGCGGCGTTACTCCAGCCCGAGGTCTTCGAGCGAGTGGGTGTGCTGCCACGCGCCGGCCACACTCTCGATATCGAATTTGACGACGCCGTCGGTGAGTTCCAGCCGTACCATCTCCTCGCCGATCTCGGTGTCGTGGAGGTGCAGTTCCAGCGGCGCGTCGAACTCGGCGACGGCGACCATCAGTTCGCCGTTCTTCTCAAGCATCGCTTGCAGGTCTTCTGCGTTCATGTGCGTCTCTTAGTAGTGGGACCACCCCCAAGAAGGTTGCGACCGGGGCGAACTGTCGGGCCGAAAATTCGGCCGAGACAGGCGATTTCGCGGCTGGTCTCGGGTCGTGGAGAACGACCGCGCCGGTCCTCGAACGGGGCAGACTGTCGGCTCCCTGACTACGGCCGGCCCGTGGCGTGGAACCTTTATAGCGGTCGCGGTAACCGGCCGGTATGCGCAGCCACCTCGACCGACTGACCCCAGGGGTGGTGCTCGTCGGGCTCACGGTGCTCGGGCTCGTTGTCCGCCTGGTCGGACTCGGGGCCCGGGTGGCCCACCAGGACGAGGCCCGGGTGGCCAGCTGGATTCTCCACTACGTGGCCGTCGACGCCTGGGAGTACCGGCCGATCATCCACGGCCCCTTCCTGCCGCACGTCAACGGCGCCGTCTTCGAACTGCTCGGCCCCAGTGATTTCTCCATGCGCCTGGTCGTCGCCGTGGTCGGGGGCCTGCTCCCGCTCTCGGCCTGGCTCCTCCGGGCTCGACTCCGTGATCGCGAAGTGCTCTTCCTGGGGGCGCTGCTCTCGTTCAACCCGATCTTAATCTACTACTCCCGGTTCATGCGCAACGACGTGTTGCTCGGGGCCTTTGGCTTTCTCGCCGCCGCCTTCGTGGTCCGAGCGATCGACACCAATCGAAGCCGGTATCTCTTCGGGGCGGCCATCGCCTTCGGGCTGGCCCTGACGACCAAGGAGAACGCGCTGCTCTACCCGG
Proteins encoded:
- a CDS encoding DUF5788 family protein; amino-acid sequence: MGDSAEEINDDRRQELLGRISRQTATIGQRIPETINIDGDPFDLRDFVLETKSQGSIPPERRESVRTVRKTLTKEREARRERLETESLTEQEATNLVQDILGLDRAITALGNLAETDLAARSHEEYVDGTRRWVDFVDQLTD
- a CDS encoding phosphatase PAP2 family protein, which encodes MRNLGVTEALVAQVPEPVVPLLVVLTAFGGPKLLAAASIGGSVGGVWSGRIAPDTARRFLVAVALALSASILLKYGFGLGRPPDTLMLIPEDGYGFPSGHTTATAGVATALVGVARWEGYGPYLLAALAVGIIAATRLLLGVHYLLDVLAGIAVGVIVATAGLRAAQLRPRRTLLGTAGVVAVSLAIWALF
- a CDS encoding YihY/virulence factor BrkB family protein, producing the protein MHRSVLWTVPIAVVREVQRSQATFLAAAIAYYGFVSIIPLALLGLAIAQTLGGPSLETALHGADQFLSPAAVDVIEGSLTDSRGSGGASIASLLVLAWSASKIFRGLDIAFSQVEGVSIEKSLLARLLDAVIVFFAIPLALAASALLGVLIPYFEWLPFIGVLSQLSLPGVLVVAFFPMFYRFPDVDLSPRQALPGTVLAAVGWAVLATGFSVYATYAGNFQLYGVLGAGLLLVSWLYLGGIIIMVGAVVNIVLVGGTPGDRDGATAATDSERTEPAPDIGELAREVEGLRADLDEKTMSRSAIESELKAYVRKRQRAGKATGWGPYLVLLYGTAMTLGAFYWLQGGWAILAMIVVWLSTLGLYVQLVLFGMGIQAASVPGRLLEVLRNVRS
- a CDS encoding tRNA (guanine(26)-N(2))-dimethyltransferase codes for the protein MNRTEGQVTVAVPEQPDAGRSDAVFFNTDQELNRDITIAALTAYREREPRVGTYLDATAASGIRGVRAAAAGWDVSLADVDPDAVDLARENLATNDLDGTVYHRDANALLHDQGTLFDVVDLDPFGSPIPFADAAFANARNLVAVTATDTAPLCGAHFESGVRRYSAVPRNTEYHAEMGLRILLGALARTAARYDVGVTPILSHVSDHYVRTYLELSHRATDANAAIDELGFVHHCRNCNARETESGLISHPPETCPHCGSDAVVTAGPLWLGPTHEDDFVGATIAALDESMGTATRAERLLDRLQSELATPTHYDQHGLYRRWNEPAIGMDEFLETLRAAGHAASRTHYGGTTFKTDATLAEIEAAFGMA
- the hisH gene encoding imidazole glycerol phosphate synthase subunit HisH; this translates as MDTSTGGQAPAADIVVLDYGLGNLRSVTRGLERAGATVRIVDDPEAIQSADGVILPGVGAFGDGMENAGPFREALLEAAAAGQPILGICLGMQMLLTTSEEADRAGQGDVTGLDLVPGRNVKFRGDLKIPHMGWNELDVKRSHPVIEGIDGGYAYFVHSYYGVPEDTDSILVTSEYGVEFPAVIANEAGNVIGTQFHPEKSGEIGLRLLKNFVAFAADA
- a CDS encoding uracil-DNA glycosylase, with protein sequence MSEQGTIDVTDCKRCADLVESRSQIVNGVGPGDADLLFVGEAPGEQEDIEGEPFVGRSGEILDSVLAEYGLDRETVRITNAVKCRPPENRDPTATELANCRPHLEREVAGVDPAVIVTLGKVPSEHLLGRSVAVTNEAGSVESITIDGTAYRVLIGLHPAATLYDPSTRETFEAVIDEATELVAGLR
- a CDS encoding endonuclease dU, with translation MKPGVRALGVAESYERDQSVLGGAVVTPSRTVDGFAFETCRVGGLDATDAVIELYSTLDREDVQYLFLAGIAPAWYNILDLRAIHRAVDRPVLSVSFEASPGLEPALRAAFEGSELTRRLDRYRAQPERVAVTVNEQTRYVRSVGLSDAPETVMTAFTPTGGRPEPLRVARLAARGVDRFRREEQRGGTDESGR
- a CDS encoding DUF5786 family protein codes for the protein MGFGSYDESEQERQELDSEDLDDEDGVSTSEATHDGEVDFEIGASNDELLDKLEDIKE
- a CDS encoding MBL fold metallo-hydrolase, with amino-acid sequence MDVRNLTADAAVFTANAYLIQGERNSLVDVGAMPGMVDTLQEQVATLDSVFLTHRHDDHVDRLETVRAAFDPTVYAADSGPEAATVLADGDQVSIGGEAFEVVETPGHAPDHLAFVGDMAVFTGDIVVYSDEAFEDGSFGRTDIPGADRETLVKSIDRLLGRLPATVKSLYPGHGPAFAGDVRTVIERARGRAARGEPKYPE
- a CDS encoding 50S ribosomal protein L40e, which gives rise to MTQHLSIEDRLLGTQVCMRCNARNPERAERCRKCGYKNLRPKAKERRAT